From one Burkholderia pyrrocinia genomic stretch:
- the osmF gene encoding ABC transporter substrate-binding protein, whose protein sequence is MKLALPARILGLAFAAALVAPGAHADTPVVVSSKIDTEGNLLGNLIAQVLKAHGIPVTEKIALGTTPIVRKALTSGEIDIYPEYTGNAAFFFNKADDPVWKNASQGYDTAKKLDYAANHLVWLAPAPANNTWGVAVLAPVAQSQHLKTFSDFGKWVAGGGKVKLVASAEFVNSASALPSFEKAYGFKLKPEQLVVLSGGDTAATIKAAANQTDGANAAMVYGTDGGISSSGLAVLDDDKHVQPVYAPTPVIREAVLKAHPQIADYLKPVFASLDLKTLQSLNARIQINGEPAAGVAKSYLKSKGFVK, encoded by the coding sequence ATGAAGCTCGCCCTGCCCGCCCGGATCCTGGGCCTCGCATTCGCCGCCGCGCTCGTCGCGCCCGGCGCGCACGCCGACACGCCCGTCGTGGTGTCGTCGAAGATCGACACCGAAGGCAACCTGCTCGGCAACCTGATCGCGCAGGTGCTGAAGGCCCACGGCATTCCGGTCACCGAAAAGATCGCGCTCGGCACGACGCCGATCGTGCGCAAGGCGCTCACGAGCGGCGAGATCGACATCTACCCCGAATACACGGGCAATGCCGCGTTCTTCTTCAACAAGGCCGACGATCCGGTGTGGAAGAACGCGAGCCAGGGCTACGACACCGCGAAGAAGCTCGACTACGCGGCGAACCATCTCGTGTGGCTCGCCCCGGCGCCCGCGAACAATACATGGGGCGTCGCCGTGCTCGCACCCGTCGCGCAGTCGCAGCACCTGAAGACCTTCTCCGATTTCGGCAAGTGGGTCGCGGGTGGCGGCAAGGTGAAGCTCGTCGCGTCGGCCGAATTCGTGAACAGCGCGTCCGCGCTGCCGTCGTTCGAGAAGGCGTACGGCTTCAAGCTGAAACCCGAGCAGCTTGTCGTGCTGTCGGGCGGCGATACGGCCGCGACGATCAAGGCCGCCGCGAACCAGACCGACGGCGCGAATGCGGCGATGGTATATGGCACCGACGGCGGCATCTCGTCGAGCGGCCTCGCGGTGCTCGACGACGACAAGCACGTGCAGCCCGTCTATGCGCCGACGCCCGTGATCCGCGAAGCCGTGCTGAAAGCGCATCCGCAGATCGCCGACTACCTGAAGCCCGTGTTCGCGAGCCTCGACCTGAAGACGCTGCAGTCGCTGAACGCGCGCATCCAGATCAACGGCGAGCCGGCGGCCGGTGTCGCGAAAAGCTATCTGAAATCGAAGGGCTTCGTTAAATGA
- a CDS encoding ABC transporter ATP-binding protein, with protein MIEIERVGKRFGDVVAVDDVSLTIKGGTITALVGASGSGKSTLLRMINRLIAPTSGTIRIDGVDTATVAPEQLRRGIGYAIQGHGLFPHWSVARNIATVPRLLGWSSARIDARVNELLELFHLAPSEFADKLPHELSGGQQQRVGVARALAAEPAMLLMDEPFGALDPIIRGKAQDDLFALQRRLGVTVVIVTHDIEEALKLGDTIAVMDGGRLLQVAPPAEILGKPAAGVVEQLVAGVDRPLRLLALTPIDAVAEPGQADGEPIAATRTLRDAVSELLWRGVDALPVDDGDGRNAHNTRRITLNAIRAHARKPA; from the coding sequence ATGATCGAGATCGAACGGGTCGGCAAACGCTTCGGCGACGTCGTCGCCGTCGACGACGTCTCGCTGACGATCAAGGGCGGCACGATCACCGCACTCGTCGGCGCGTCGGGCAGCGGCAAGTCGACGCTGCTGCGCATGATCAACCGGCTGATCGCGCCCACCAGCGGCACGATCCGCATCGACGGCGTCGATACGGCGACCGTCGCGCCCGAGCAGCTTCGGCGCGGCATCGGCTATGCGATCCAGGGGCATGGGCTGTTTCCGCACTGGAGCGTCGCGCGCAACATCGCGACCGTGCCGCGCCTGCTCGGCTGGTCGTCCGCACGCATCGACGCGCGCGTGAACGAACTGCTCGAACTGTTCCATCTCGCGCCGTCCGAATTCGCGGACAAGCTGCCGCACGAATTGTCGGGCGGCCAGCAGCAGCGCGTCGGCGTCGCGCGCGCGCTCGCGGCCGAGCCCGCGATGCTGCTGATGGACGAACCGTTCGGCGCGCTCGATCCGATCATTCGCGGCAAGGCACAGGATGACCTGTTCGCGTTGCAGCGCCGCCTCGGCGTCACGGTCGTGATCGTCACGCACGATATCGAGGAAGCGCTGAAGCTCGGCGACACGATCGCGGTGATGGACGGCGGACGGCTGCTGCAGGTCGCGCCGCCCGCCGAGATTCTCGGCAAGCCGGCGGCCGGCGTCGTCGAGCAGCTCGTCGCGGGCGTCGACCGGCCGCTGCGCCTGCTCGCGCTGACGCCGATCGACGCGGTAGCCGAACCCGGTCAAGCCGACGGCGAACCGATCGCCGCGACGCGCACGCTGCGCGATGCGGTGTCCGAGCTGCTGTGGCGCGGTGTCGATGCGCTGCCCGTGGACGATGGCGACGGCCGCAATGCGCACAACACGCGACGCATCACGCTCAATGCGATCCGTGCACACGCGAGGAAGCCCGCATGA
- a CDS encoding ABC transporter permease encodes MTGRAAASARRVIPDKVGILIGVLTIVAVLGLPFAVQRPNRIAAGADLSVFAALSAVQGTALAALWIVGALWAMTASRPAWRLTAGCTWLATLAYAVGAAATHVVAPDDMLARVSPAAGVWLLLFAWAVLVADALARLAFGPWRRLVALVVAIAAISVPLASGWWDGLSVMREYAVRSDDFWREALRHVSLAGGSVAAALIAGVPLGIACARVAAVRTVAMPVLNIVQTIPSIAMYGLMMAPLGLLAAHVPLAAALGIRGIGVAPAVLALFLYSLLPIASSVVVGLEQVPPHVTEAARAMGMTRAQRLLRVDLVLALPVILSGVRIVLVQNIGLTAVAALIGGGGFGTFIFQGIGQSAADLVLLGAIPTIALALAAAVVFEAATSLAKGRAG; translated from the coding sequence ATGACGGGTCGCGCGGCGGCGTCCGCGCGGCGCGTGATACCCGACAAGGTCGGCATCCTGATCGGAGTACTGACGATCGTTGCCGTGCTCGGCCTGCCGTTCGCAGTGCAGCGTCCGAACCGGATCGCGGCCGGCGCCGATCTGTCGGTGTTCGCCGCGTTGTCCGCCGTGCAGGGCACTGCGCTCGCCGCGCTGTGGATCGTCGGCGCACTGTGGGCGATGACGGCGAGCCGCCCCGCGTGGCGGCTCACGGCAGGCTGCACGTGGCTCGCGACACTCGCATATGCGGTCGGTGCGGCCGCGACGCACGTCGTCGCGCCCGACGACATGCTCGCGCGCGTGTCGCCCGCCGCCGGTGTCTGGCTGCTGCTGTTCGCGTGGGCCGTGCTCGTCGCCGACGCACTCGCACGTCTCGCGTTCGGCCCGTGGCGGCGCCTCGTCGCGCTCGTCGTCGCGATTGCGGCGATCTCGGTGCCGCTCGCGAGCGGCTGGTGGGACGGCCTCTCCGTGATGCGCGAATACGCAGTGCGCAGCGACGATTTCTGGCGCGAAGCGCTCCGTCACGTGTCGCTCGCGGGCGGCTCGGTGGCGGCCGCACTCATCGCGGGTGTGCCGCTCGGCATCGCATGCGCGCGCGTCGCGGCGGTGCGTACCGTCGCGATGCCCGTGCTCAATATCGTGCAGACGATCCCGAGCATCGCGATGTACGGGCTGATGATGGCGCCGCTCGGCCTGCTCGCCGCACACGTGCCGCTCGCGGCCGCGCTCGGCATCCGCGGGATCGGCGTCGCGCCGGCCGTGCTCGCGCTGTTCCTGTATTCGCTGCTGCCGATCGCATCGAGCGTCGTGGTCGGGCTCGAGCAAGTGCCGCCGCACGTGACCGAAGCGGCGCGCGCGATGGGCATGACGCGCGCGCAGCGGCTGCTGCGCGTCGATCTCGTGCTCGCGCTGCCGGTGATCCTGAGCGGCGTGCGCATCGTGCTCGTGCAGAACATCGGCCTGACCGCGGTCGCCGCACTGATCGGCGGCGGCGGGTTCGGCACCTTCATCTTCCAGGGGATCGGGCAATCGGCCGCCGATCTCGTGCTGCTCGGCGCGATCCCGACGATCGCGCTCGCACTGGCGGCCGCCGTCGTGTTCGAAGCCGCGACGTCGCTCGCGAAGGGGCGTGCAGGATGA
- a CDS encoding 2-hydroxyacid dehydrogenase gives MKPELLVLIALRGDAHREIAASFDVRYAPTAEARERAIAESGGTIRAVLTNGSTGLAATDIDRLPQLTFVSALGAGYEHIDVAHAKARGITVVTGAGTNDDCVADHAFALLLAAVRGVVRLDAKTRAGVWREGLPMPPNVSGKKLGIVGLGKIGEKCARRAAGFDIEIGYHNRSAKPVPYRYFDRLDALAQWADFLIVATPGGAGTRHLIDRAVLDALGPGGFLVNVSRGSVVDTAALADALREGRIAGAGLDVYEGEPEPPRALTDLDSVVLTPHMGGWSPEALDRSVQQFLDNAARHFAGQPVLTPV, from the coding sequence ATGAAGCCCGAGCTGCTGGTCCTCATCGCATTGCGCGGCGACGCGCATCGCGAGATCGCCGCGTCGTTCGACGTGCGCTACGCCCCGACCGCCGAAGCACGCGAACGCGCGATCGCCGAATCCGGCGGCACGATCCGCGCGGTGCTGACCAATGGCAGCACGGGCCTCGCCGCCACCGACATCGACCGGCTCCCGCAACTCACGTTCGTCAGCGCGCTCGGCGCCGGCTACGAGCATATCGACGTCGCGCATGCGAAGGCGCGCGGCATCACGGTCGTGACGGGCGCCGGCACCAACGACGATTGCGTCGCCGATCACGCGTTCGCGCTGCTGCTCGCGGCGGTGCGCGGCGTCGTGCGGCTCGATGCGAAAACCCGCGCGGGCGTGTGGCGCGAGGGGCTGCCGATGCCGCCGAACGTGTCGGGCAAGAAGCTCGGCATCGTCGGGCTCGGCAAGATCGGCGAGAAGTGCGCACGCCGCGCGGCCGGCTTCGACATCGAGATCGGTTATCACAACCGGTCGGCGAAGCCTGTTCCTTACCGCTATTTCGACCGGCTCGACGCACTCGCGCAGTGGGCCGATTTCCTGATCGTCGCGACACCGGGCGGCGCGGGCACGCGGCACCTGATCGACCGTGCGGTGCTCGACGCGCTCGGCCCCGGCGGCTTTCTCGTCAACGTATCGCGCGGCAGCGTCGTCGATACCGCTGCTTTGGCGGATGCGCTGCGCGAAGGGCGCATCGCGGGCGCGGGGCTCGATGTGTATGAAGGGGAACCGGAGCCGCCTCGTGCGCTGACGGATCTCGACAGCGTCGTGCTGACGCCGCACATGGGCGGCTGGTCGCCCGAGGCGCTCGATCGTTCGGTGCAGCAGTTCCTCGACAACGCCGCGCGGCATTTCGCGGGGCAGCCGGTGCTGACGCCCGTTTGA
- a CDS encoding ABC transporter permease — protein MTTHGVRPARSALPRRLPAYAARAAALALLLVLLLRPAWLQGLFAPFADNGAPVIYDRASLLDLTLAHLGTVALSSVIGTLVAVAAGIFVTRPAGADFLPVARSVVDIGQTFPPVAVLALAVPAVGFGLKPVLIALVLYGLLPIFESTIAGLEDVPRDVVDAARGMGMSGWQQLVSVELPLAFPVIVNGIRLAVVINLGTATIGSTVAARGLGDVIIAGLQTSNTAFVLQGGVIVGLLAVLVSDAIGAVARMAAARRA, from the coding sequence ATGACGACGCACGGCGTCCGGCCTGCGCGTTCGGCGCTGCCCCGGCGACTGCCTGCGTATGCGGCCCGCGCGGCCGCGCTCGCGCTGCTGCTCGTGCTGCTGTTGCGCCCCGCGTGGCTGCAAGGGCTGTTCGCACCGTTCGCGGACAACGGCGCGCCGGTCATCTACGATCGCGCGAGCCTGCTCGACCTCACGCTCGCGCATCTCGGCACGGTCGCGCTGTCGAGCGTAATCGGCACGCTCGTCGCGGTCGCGGCCGGCATCTTCGTCACGCGGCCGGCCGGCGCGGATTTCCTGCCGGTCGCGCGCAGCGTCGTCGATATCGGCCAGACTTTCCCGCCGGTCGCGGTGCTCGCGCTCGCGGTGCCGGCCGTCGGTTTCGGCTTGAAACCCGTGCTGATCGCGCTCGTGCTGTACGGGCTCCTGCCGATTTTCGAAAGCACGATCGCGGGGCTCGAAGACGTGCCGCGCGACGTCGTCGACGCCGCGCGCGGGATGGGGATGAGCGGCTGGCAGCAACTGGTGTCGGTCGAGCTGCCGCTCGCGTTTCCGGTGATCGTCAACGGGATCCGGCTCGCGGTCGTGATCAATCTCGGCACCGCGACGATCGGCTCGACGGTCGCCGCACGCGGGCTCGGCGACGTGATCATCGCGGGCCTGCAGACGTCGAATACCGCGTTCGTGCTGCAGGGCGGCGTGATCGTCGGGCTGCTCGCGGTGCTCGTCAGCGATGCGATCGGCGCGGTTGCGCGAATGGCGGCCGCGCGGCGCGCATAA